Proteins encoded together in one Chloroflexota bacterium window:
- a CDS encoding non-heme iron oxygenase ferredoxin subunit, with the protein MAFQKVASVGDIPAGSLKVYEVGDKAVAVCNVSGNYYAIEDVCTHDFASFEQGELDGCEIECPRHGARFDVTDGSATELPAVVPVDTFTVRVEGDAIEVDI; encoded by the coding sequence ATGGCTTTTCAGAAAGTTGCAAGCGTGGGCGACATCCCCGCCGGGTCGCTCAAGGTGTACGAGGTCGGCGACAAGGCGGTAGCCGTGTGCAATGTCAGCGGCAATTACTACGCCATCGAGGATGTGTGCACACACGACTTCGCGTCCTTCGAACAGGGCGAACTGGACGGCTGTGAGATCGAGTGTCCTCGGCACGGCGCGCGCTTTGATGTGACCGACGGCTCTGCCACCGAGCTGCCGGCCGTGGTGCCGGTTGACACCTTTACGGTAAGGGTCGAAGGCGACGCCATCGAAGTTGACATTTAA
- a CDS encoding Rrf2 family transcriptional regulator, with product MYIPIKVDYGVRALVDLALNGDDRPVRASEIAKRTAIPEQFLAQVLYSLNKSGITGSHRGPRGGHFLAMQPADIRLSSVMMSLGGTESPVACLSDSSACIHITCCAQRDVWRSVAEAVYDILDSTTIQDLVNSTLIRLESEKGMQPIVMKTAV from the coding sequence ATGTATATCCCAATCAAGGTCGATTACGGCGTGCGTGCGCTGGTTGACTTGGCGCTGAACGGCGATGATAGACCCGTCCGCGCTAGTGAAATCGCCAAGCGCACGGCAATACCCGAACAATTTCTGGCGCAGGTGCTCTACTCGCTGAACAAGAGCGGCATCACGGGCAGCCATCGTGGACCGCGCGGCGGGCATTTCCTCGCTATGCAGCCTGCGGACATTCGCCTGAGCAGCGTGATGATGAGTCTTGGCGGCACTGAGTCGCCGGTCGCCTGCCTTTCGGACAGTTCGGCGTGCATTCACATCACCTGCTGCGCCCAGCGCGATGTCTGGCGCTCGGTAGCCGAGGCGGTGTACGACATTCTTGATTCCACGACTATCCAGGATCTGGTGAACAGCACGCTCATTCGACTGGAAAGCGAGAAGGGCATGCAGCCCATAGTGATGAAGACGGCGGTCTGA
- a CDS encoding SUF system NifU family Fe-S cluster assembly protein, whose protein sequence is MYDLDDLYQEVVMDHNRRPRNYRKPECTNRQVEGFNPLCGDQITVYLSVQDNKIADIGFQAIGCAISKASASMMTESVKGLSLEEAEKVFDEFRSMITQEDFDPDVLGDAELLQGVSRFPARIKCATLPWHAFNSALADDNSKTVTIE, encoded by the coding sequence ATGTACGATCTGGACGACCTATATCAAGAAGTAGTGATGGACCACAATCGCCGGCCGCGTAACTACCGCAAGCCGGAATGCACGAACCGGCAGGTCGAAGGGTTCAACCCGCTATGCGGCGACCAAATTACAGTTTATCTTTCTGTCCAAGACAACAAAATTGCGGATATTGGCTTTCAAGCTATCGGCTGCGCCATATCTAAGGCGTCGGCGTCGATGATGACGGAGAGCGTAAAAGGTCTATCATTGGAAGAAGCCGAAAAGGTGTTCGATGAATTCCGCAGCATGATAACGCAGGAAGACTTCGACCCCGATGTGCTCGGCGATGCGGAGCTGCTGCAAGGTGTCTCGCGCTTCCCCGCGCGGATAAAGTGTGCCACGCTGCCGTGGCATGCGTTCAATTCCGCGCTGGCAGACGATAACTCAAAGACGGTTACCATCGAATAG